The following proteins are co-located in the Gracilinanus agilis isolate LMUSP501 unplaced genomic scaffold, AgileGrace unplaced_scaffold39665, whole genome shotgun sequence genome:
- the LOC123255127 gene encoding ATP-binding cassette sub-family F member 2-like — MLFLDEPTNHLDIETIDALADAINEFEGGMMLVSHDFRLIQQVAQEIWVCEKQTITKWSGDILAYKEHLKSKLVDEEPQLTKRTHNV, encoded by the exons GAACCTACCAACCACTTGGACATCGAGACAATAGATGCTTTAGCCGATGCCATCAACGAATTTGAGGGTGGCATGATGCTAGTTAGTCACGACTTCCGGCTCATCCAACAG GTGGCCCAGGAGATCTGGGTCTGTGAGAAGCAGACAATCACCAAGTGGTCTGGTGACATCCTAGCCTACAAGGAGCACCTGAAGTCTAAGCTGGTGGATGAGGAGCCCCAGCTCACCAAGAGGACCCACAATGTGTGA